The sequence CGCATCCTGAGTAGGGCGGGCATGGTGTCGAATCGGCCTTGGAAGGTGAGATTCATCAATGCCGTATGCAGCAGGTCGTCCTGATGATGCCCTAAGGCAATCTTGTTGCAGCCTAACTCCTGCGCCAGATTAAACATCTGCTTGCGGCGGTTCCATGAGCACAGGAAACAGGGCGTTTTCTGCTTGCGGCGACGGGCTGCGTCGGTAGGTTCCGAATCGGCTGTAGCGTCAACCTCAAAGCTAGTAGTTAGCACGTGGAGCTTTACGCCCAGGTTGTCGCAGAACTGCTGCAGGTAGCTGGTGTCGGTCTCGTAGTGGATGTTAGCCATCCTAACGTGCAAGGCCTCTACCGTAAAACGTGGGTGCTGTATGCGCGAGCGCTTGGCCAGCA is a genomic window of Xylanibacter ruminicola 23 containing:
- a CDS encoding tRNA 2-thiocytidine biosynthesis TtcA family protein, translating into MEKLNQDKESHRLWHRLNERFVKAMATYHLIEDDDRILVGLSGGKDSLLLLEMLAKRSRIQHPRFTVEALHVRMANIHYETDTSYLQQFCDNLGVKLHVLTTSFEVDATADSEPTDAARRRKQKTPCFLCSWNRRKQMFNLAQELGCNKIALGHHQDDLLHTALMNLTFQGRFDTMPALLRMRKMPLAIIRPLCMIEEKDIKQYAELQGYQKQQKLCPYETHSHRADIKHIYDAIEQMNPEARYSMWNALNADNKLIEE